The window AGAATAGAGCTACGCGGTCGCCAGATGTGGACGGCGGAACGAGGATCGGGTTGGAGGTGTTGGGAAGTGGTTTGGCGGTGGTTGCCTGGTAGGAATCGGGGGTGCCGGATGTGTAGAAGGACCCTATAAGTGATTCTCCTGCTTGCAGTTGCGGGGCGTAGATCGTGTTTCCTGTGATGGGAAGTCCGACGATTTTTAATCGGCCTGCGGATTGATTCAGGGTGGTGTGAGGGCCGCCGTAGGGCCAGCCACTGCCGAGAGTGATATCGACTCGCATTCCGAGGGAGTGGGCGGTCTGGTTGGCGAAGGAGATGGCTTCGAGGAACTTGGGGGATAGATACGGTAAGTTTTTGATTCCTTTGGACTCATCGTCGAGTGCGAGGGGATAGACCGGTTGGATTTCCACACCCCCGATGCCGGCATTATGCATATCTTGAAGCTCTTTTTCGAGCTCCGGTTTGGTGACCGCCCCGCCGAACCACCACCAGCGCATCATAGGTTTTGCGTCGTCTGGTGGATTCTGGAAGTTTTGGTTTAAATTGTCTTCGTAAGATTGACTAAGTAATAGGTTTGATTGTGAAGATATCAGCGCTGTAGCCAGGAAGAACGTAGCTGCCAATTTGTGGTGTTTTTGTGGTGCGATGTGTGGTGAAGATGGCATGCTGTCAGTCCTAATTTCTGGTGGGAGGGCCGAGGTCGAGTTGTAGAGAGGTTGGATGAGGCGTTCGGCTACGGCGTCGGCTTCCCTTGCAATGGGGATTAGTAGTCGGAGCCACGTTAGTTCATTTGGGAGAATGTTTCAAGGGAGAACTTCAGCTAGCTTTTACCACGATCGCTTCTTTGCTCCTAGATCCAGTTTGAGATTCTGCCGGAGTCTGTCTGCCAACTTTGCTTGGCGTCGCTGAAGGGGGATGTGTGTGAGTTTGTCCTAAGGTGCATCTCAACGAATGAACAAGTGAGTCGATGTGTTGGTTGCGCGGGCAACTGCTAGGTCGGTATGAGCGTACGGCGAGAAATCTGGTTATTTAGTTTTCTTCTTGTCTTCTTGTCTTTTTATCTTCATGGACGGAGGTGGCCGGAGTGGCGAGTGCTAGCGACAACAAATTGTTGGAGGTCATCCTGGACTCCTGGGACCGGAATAATCTCATTTTGATTAATCTGCTTCAGGCGCTACCGCCTGGCGGACTAGAGGCGAGGGCTCTGCCCAGTAGTCCGACTGTCGCGGAGATGTTTACTCACATGCATTTTGTGCGTCTCATCTTCCTCTCTGAGGATGTGCCCGAATGCGCGGTTTCGCTGCCGGAGCGAGAGTGGGTCAGGGAAGGGAATCCTGACGTTATCGCAAACGAGCTGGAGCGGAGCGCGGGAGCTGTGCGCCATGCCGTGGAGAGTCGCATTCGGTCTGGTGAGGCGATGAACCTTCACTACGATCATCCGCTTTTGTATCTTCAGCACATGATTTGGCATGAGGGCTATCATCACGGTCAGATCAAGCTGGCGCTCAAAGCGGCGGGCCATCCTTTTGATGATGAAGTAATTGGGCCACTCACTTGGGGCATCTGGATGGACAAGACTCAGAAACGCTGAGGCAGCTGCGATCGATCGCTTCGGCTCGACAAGCTGTTTCAGCAAAGTGTTGCGTATCGGCTCTCAATACCTCAAGGAGGATCCACGTGAACATTCTCGATTCGATGTTGGAGCGTAACAAGGAGTTTGCTGCGCAGCAGATTGCCGCGGGCACGCTCATGCCGTCACTTCCAAAAGCAATGCCGAATGTCAGGGCGACCATCATCGGTTGTGCTGATATGCGGGTTGACCCTGTTCACATCCTTGGGATTAAACCGGGCGAGGCCGTTGTGATTCGTAACATTGGCGGTCGCATTACGCCGGTGTTGTTAGAGGAGCTGGGTCTGCTCGGGCGAATCGGTGAAGTGGCCAAAGAGGCTCCTGGAGGAGGAGGTGAGTTTCATCTCGTTGTTTTTCAGCACACCGATTGTGGCATCACCCGGCTGGCGGGAGACCCTGCCAAGCTGGCGCACTATTTTCAGATCCCGGAAGGGGAGGTCAATTCAAAGTCGGTCACCGACCCTCGCGCGGCCGTTGCCGGCGATGTTGCTTTGCTCCGGACGATTCCCGGACTCCCGGGCAAGTGGCTTCTCTCAGGGCTCGTCTATGACGTGGCGACCGGGCTGGTCGAGGTTGTTGTACCGCCAGCGCCGATTCGTGCTGCGTAACTATCAGGATGGGTTACGTGAAGCGCGGTGCGACGTACTGATTCGCTCGATGAGTGAGTTGGCCTGTTAGCGACAGATGAGAATAAAGCTGGCAGAAGTCCGATTCTCCGGGCGACGACCATCAATCCTTCCTCTCAATGCAAGATCGGCCCGTTAGTTGGCGAGCCAAGTATTGTAGGTGAGAGAGCGCCAGAGCCACTCGACAGGTCCCCATCTGTGCCTCGCGAGCCACCATCGGCTGAACCAGATTTGAAAACAAAAGACCACGATCGCCACTTCAACACTGAAGGAGTACGTCTCCTTGTGCAGCAATCCCAATCCGAATCCCGAGAACAGCAGCAGCCCAATGACGTTCTGCATGAGATAGTTCGTCATAGTCATTTGGCCGACGCACTGAAAGGACCTGAAAAATGTCGTATTTCGCAGCTTGAGAAAAATCCGGCAAAGAATGCACGTCAAGCACACCATCAGCGAGAGCTCAAACCAGATAAAGGCGTCATAGTGGCGGTCGACGCGCCATCCTAAGCTGACGAAAGCAAGATGGAGAAGCAGTAGTGCGACCACAACGAGCGCGGATATCCAGAGTGCGCGTTGCAGCAACCGCTGCTGGTTGCCGAGTTGTTCGAAGAAGGCGCTCTTCTGAAGATAGGCTCCAAGAAAACCGCAGGTCAGCATGACAAGGTTCCAATCGAAGTATTTAGGAAATGAGAACAAGACGTGAACCCCTGAAAGGCAGCCGAAGCGGAGAACATCGATGAGGTGATGGCTCTGGTAAAGACTTACAGGTGGGTCCGCGAAAGGTGTTATCAGGTGAACCGAGCGGCTCAGGGGAATGAGCAGCGGAACGGTCAGCAGGCCGCAAATCGTGAGAACGAGAAAGACCTTTTGAGAGGCGCGATAGAAAAGAGAGATGACGAGTCCCATCAGAACGTAGTCCTTCAAGATGTCGCCATAGTAGAAGCTCGAGTTCACCAAAGCGATGATGCCGAGCCAGAACATGCGGCGCAGAAACAATCGCAGGGAAGCAGAGCTTGTCTCCTGACGGCGTGCTATCAGCATCGCGAAGCCATAGCCAAACAACACGGACAGCAGGGTCCACTCCTTTGTCTGGAAGCAGAGCTGGACGACGAATTTCATCGTTCTGCTCGTCAGATCATGCGTAGGAACTCTGATCACTGCGTCGAAGGAATAGAAGAGAGCGTAGTTCACAAGCACCACACCCAGCAGCGCCCAGCCGCGCAATGCGTCGACGATCGCGGTTCTCCGGCGTGGCTCCCGGGGAGCGGGAGCAGCGAGCTCCATCGCTTGGGCCACCGCAGGCATTGCTATCATTGCCGCAGATTCGCTCATGCTCGTCTCCTCAGCAGACTTGTCACCGTCCGCCAAAGCGTCCAGCGCAGGCCCAGGTATCCGAGCAGGGCCAACGCCAGAAGACTTGGATACATCCCCGCACCCAGTACCTCTTCGGATTCGGGTATTGGGTTTGCATAGCCGAACTGGATGTGATCGCGGCCAAGACGAAGGGGAAGGCGTTCAGGCGCGCTGTGTATGTACCGGTGTGGTGTGTTGAGGGGGAGGTCCACCCACAGGCCAACTCGGTCCGGGTGAATGGCTTTAATCGTGAAGCAGGTAAGGCTGCTCGCGATCAGAATCGAAAAGATACAGGCGAACAAAAGACCGATACAAGCCGTCAGGCTGCCCCGCGCCAACCCCATCACGGCGGAGAGCATCGTGAGCGTTCTTCCGCTATCGCGCGCGCGGGTTAGCATGTACTCGTCCACAAAGCCAGACGCGTAACCGACGGCAGGGCCAAACGCCCCCAACACGTCTTCAATGTTTTGTCCCTGACGAACCCGCTCATGAAGATGCTCCCGCACCTCACGGACGATCTCGCGGCGATCGTCCAGAGGCAGGTCTTTGAGAGCAGCTTCGAGGGTCTTAAACCACTCGGTCTCTTGCGTATTTTGAACAGGGTAGGTCAACGGCCACCTCCGGTAAGAAAGGTACGGAGCCTGTCGCTGATGGACAGCCATTGCTCCGCCTGGATTTTCAATTCAGCCGCGCCAGCGGGTGTGAGGGTGTAATACTTCCTGGGGTGTGAAATGTCCTTCTGGATACGCCAATCCGCCGCGACGAGCCCGGTTTTCTCAAGCCGATACAACAACGGGTAGAGTGTGCCTTCGGCGATGTCGAGACCGGCTTCTGTTCGAAGCCGATCCAGGATCTGCAAACCGTACTCTGGACCGTTCCTCAGCAGATGCATCAGAGCGAGTTCGGATAACCCCTTAAAAAGCTGGGTTTCGCGCTTATTGCGGCGGGCCTTCTCGGATTCACGTTCAATTGTCATAGCGCATTTGCAAATATCTTGCAATGCAAGATATTTGTCAATATAAAAAGTGAGCTTTTTTCGACATGTTTTTTCGCAGACCTCGGTGGAACGCTTCTCTCAGGAAACGCACCTAAAAAGAGCATTGGTTGGCTCTTGATGAGTGATACATCGCCGATGCACTCATCAAGAAACAGGTTTGTTCGTTGTGGCCTTCGTTTGAAATTACGTTGGTTGTGCCGGAGGATGCTTGCCGTTGCGATCAGTTAGAGAGTTGGGCTTTGTGGATCTTTGCGGCTACTTCTTCTGGTTTGAAGATGGGGGAGGAGCAGGCGCGGGCGGTGCAGAGGAAGAGGGCTGATTGCTTGAGGGGTGGATAGGTGACTGCTGTGGGGACTGGATTGCGGTCGGTGGGGTCGCGCCACTCGATGAGTTCGTGTGAGGTGAGGGAGCGGAGGGCGGCGGTGTGGAGAGCCACGGCTTGCTGGTCGGAGGATGGGCCGAGGATGGTGATGTGGAGAGGGTCTTGCGTGAAGTCTTCGTAGGCGAGGAGGGTGCCGGCGGAGAGTGGTTGCAGGGCGATGGTACTGGAGGCGAGGTAGCGCATGGCTTCGGCGGCCATCTGGTGATAGGTGGGGTCTGCGGTGGCGACGGAGAGTAAGGATGTGAAGCGGACGAGGGCTACGTTTTCGTCACGGTCGGGGTGCGGGCGGTAGGCTGCGTCGGTGCGCGTGGGTGAGGTGAGGAATCCCGTGCCGGGTTTTGTGGGGGCGAAGTGGGCGGCGATGAACTTTGCGGCGGCTGTTGCGGCGGTGAGGTCGTTGCGGTCGCCGGTGACGTTGTAGAGGGCGAGGTAGGCTTGGCCCATGGCGAGGGTGTCGCCTAGGTAGGGGCCAGCCGGGTCGGCGTCGTCGTGGCGGAAGCCGCCGCCGGGGATGGTGCGATGGATGGTGATCCAGTTGGCGGCGCGTCTTGCTTCGGTGAGGGCGGAGGTGTCTCCGCTGACGGCGTAGAGCTGGCAGAGGGCGGCGATGGTCCAGCCGTTTTCGCGGGCATAGACGTGCTTGTC is drawn from Edaphobacter lichenicola and contains these coding sequences:
- a CDS encoding DinB family protein gives rise to the protein MASASDNKLLEVILDSWDRNNLILINLLQALPPGGLEARALPSSPTVAEMFTHMHFVRLIFLSEDVPECAVSLPEREWVREGNPDVIANELERSAGAVRHAVESRIRSGEAMNLHYDHPLLYLQHMIWHEGYHHGQIKLALKAAGHPFDDEVIGPLTWGIWMDKTQKR
- a CDS encoding carbonic anhydrase yields the protein MNILDSMLERNKEFAAQQIAAGTLMPSLPKAMPNVRATIIGCADMRVDPVHILGIKPGEAVVIRNIGGRITPVLLEELGLLGRIGEVAKEAPGGGGEFHLVVFQHTDCGITRLAGDPAKLAHYFQIPEGEVNSKSVTDPRAAVAGDVALLRTIPGLPGKWLLSGLVYDVATGLVEVVVPPAPIRAA
- a CDS encoding DUF418 domain-containing protein; this translates as MSESAAMIAMPAVAQAMELAAPAPREPRRRTAIVDALRGWALLGVVLVNYALFYSFDAVIRVPTHDLTSRTMKFVVQLCFQTKEWTLLSVLFGYGFAMLIARRQETSSASLRLFLRRMFWLGIIALVNSSFYYGDILKDYVLMGLVISLFYRASQKVFLVLTICGLLTVPLLIPLSRSVHLITPFADPPVSLYQSHHLIDVLRFGCLSGVHVLFSFPKYFDWNLVMLTCGFLGAYLQKSAFFEQLGNQQRLLQRALWISALVVVALLLLHLAFVSLGWRVDRHYDAFIWFELSLMVCLTCILCRIFLKLRNTTFFRSFQCVGQMTMTNYLMQNVIGLLLFSGFGLGLLHKETYSFSVEVAIVVFCFQIWFSRWWLARHRWGPVEWLWRSLTYNTWLAN
- a CDS encoding DUF1700 domain-containing protein encodes the protein MTYPVQNTQETEWFKTLEAALKDLPLDDRREIVREVREHLHERVRQGQNIEDVLGAFGPAVGYASGFVDEYMLTRARDSGRTLTMLSAVMGLARGSLTACIGLLFACIFSILIASSLTCFTIKAIHPDRVGLWVDLPLNTPHRYIHSAPERLPLRLGRDHIQFGYANPIPESEEVLGAGMYPSLLALALLGYLGLRWTLWRTVTSLLRRRA
- a CDS encoding PadR family transcriptional regulator; this encodes MTIERESEKARRNKRETQLFKGLSELALMHLLRNGPEYGLQILDRLRTEAGLDIAEGTLYPLLYRLEKTGLVAADWRIQKDISHPRKYYTLTPAGAAELKIQAEQWLSISDRLRTFLTGGGR